A segment of the Anaerolineales bacterium genome:
GGTGAACGACGGGTACTACGGCTGGCGAACTGGCAGCCTGCGCGATTTTGAACTTGCCGACGGGTTGCTGGCCCGCCCGGACTCCTACCAGAACGCTGGGTCAGTCGCCATCCAGAAGCTGTTTGCGTCCATGATGGGGCAGCAGGCCTTCGAGCGGGCGGTAGGCCCGAACGGGCTGGCCGCCACCTACCAGAGGCTGTGGGGGACCCCGGCGTTTGTGGCCGCGGTCGATTTGATCCCGGGCCAGCTCGAACAGCCGGCGCTCGCACTCCCGTTTCTGCCCAATCGGATCTGGGACTTCACGGGAGGTCCCCATCCGTCCTGGGGACCCGGCCTGCCGAATGGAGCCCTGGATTTCGCGCCGCCGGCGATGGAGGGCGGCTGCGCCTGGTCCGGAGAATGGGCCGCCGCACCTGTAGCCGGCACTGTCACCCGCAGCGAGGAGGCCATTGTTGAACTCGATCTCGATGGCGATGGCGATGGCGATCCCCGGACCGGATGGGTGCTGTTCTTCTACCACGTGGCAGAGCAGGACCGGATCGCACTGGGTGCAGAGGTGACCGCCGGCGATCGCCTGGGGCATCCGTCGTGCGAAGGTGGCCGGGCGACGGGTACCCACTTCCACATCGCCCGCCGCTACAACGGCGAGTGGCTTCCGGCCGGGGGACCGCTGCCCTTTGTCCTCGATGGGTGGGTGGCAGCAGACGGAAGCGAGCCTTACCTGGGGACGATGACCCGCGGCTCAAAGACCGTCGAGGCCTGCACCTGTACCACCGCCAGCAACCGCATCCTGTACGTCCTCCCCGACGGGGCGACCCCGACTCCCTCCGCCGCTCCCTGAACGCACGACTTGGCGTGACCCGGACCTCGACCGAGGCTGACGAACCTGCGAGGTGAGGCGTGGGCGCAGCACCCTTGCGCGCCCCAAACGGCCCATCGGCCGCGGCCAAGCCCGGGGGCCAACCCTCGGGCGAGGAGACTCCGAGCCTTGAACCTCCGGTCCAGTGCCAGAAGTCCTGGCACCAGGCGTTGGCTGTTTGCGCGCCGGGGCTACACTGGCTAGCTTCAGTGAGTCGAACGGCTACTGGCGAGCGCGAGGCCCTCGCCGGGCTTCGGTCGGTAGGCTAGCGTTTCGCCTTGGCAGGTGGCTTGCGCGTGCCGGGTTTCGGCTGGGCTGCCTTGGGCGTCTTGCCCCGTCTTGCCCTGGGTTTTGCCTGGCTTGGGCTGGGCCTGCCGCCGGTCTTGGATCTCGCAGCGGTGCCTTTGGCCTTGCTGCTGGCTGAGCCTCGGCTCGCCGCTCGGGTGGGGCTGTTACTCCTACCACGCACACCCGTCTTCTGCGCCGGTCGGGTTTGTCTCTCGACAGAGGCTGCCCTGGACTGGGGAACGGTAAGGGCTACGACCCGATCGCTTTCGCGAACCTCAGCCACCGTCTTGCCGCGGCCGCCGCGGGTGCGGCGGGGCGCGTCCGAGAGAGCGATCGAGCGGTCGGCGGACTTGTGAAGGTGGACCACGGCTCGATCCTCCGGGGAGCCGACCGCCGCGGCTGCCACGGCATCGCCCGCCTCGAGTTTCCAGGCTCGCACGCCCCGGCCATTGCGCCGCTGAAGCGGGAACTGCCCGAGATCGACCCGCTTGGCCTGCCCGCGGTCGGTCACGAGCAGCACTTCGGACTTGTCTGGGGCAGGATCCATCCCAACCACGCAATCCTCATCTTCCAGGCGCATTCCGAGGACACCCCCGGCGCCAAGTCCGGTCGGACGGATCTCATCCTCGGAGAAACGGATCCCTGCTCCAAAGCGACTGATGAGCACCAGGTCGTCCTGCCCGCTGGTCAGTCGGGCCCATCCCAGTGCATCCCCAGGGCTGAGGTTGATTGCCAGGAAGGTCTTTGCCGACGGGCCGGGCAGGGTTTCCAGGCTCGTCTTCTTGAGCATG
Coding sequences within it:
- a CDS encoding LysM peptidoglycan-binding domain-containing protein translates to MTQPEFNRGLALASVLAAYLGGCAAPQAELPPSSPTPEVMSASVATALPTRSAFPPGEVLPYVAQSGDTIPVVAAHFNTTPTVILEANPGLSQTTTLPAGLPLQVPAYYLPLTTTPFQSLPDSEVINGPTAVGFDTRQEILKRPGFLSTVSDYAFRRERPAWDVIDVVARNYSLHPRLLLTLLEHQTQALSQPFPDEMDLIYPLGYENTRYRGLYRQLIWAAEQVNDGYYGWRTGSLRDFELADGLLARPDSYQNAGSVAIQKLFASMMGQQAFERAVGPNGLAATYQRLWGTPAFVAAVDLIPGQLEQPALALPFLPNRIWDFTGGPHPSWGPGLPNGALDFAPPAMEGGCAWSGEWAAAPVAGTVTRSEEAIVELDLDGDGDGDPRTGWVLFFYHVAEQDRIALGAEVTAGDRLGHPSCEGGRATGTHFHIARRYNGEWLPAGGPLPFVLDGWVAADGSEPYLGTMTRGSKTVEACTCTTASNRILYVLPDGATPTPSAAP